The stretch of DNA ctaacaatactaacttttgtgtatgcaactttaccaaaatagtgggttgcgattttcattatactgtcccaataactactcaacagctaattaacacagattttaacctgtatcgagaaataccagaattgcaaatagggatggatgtcaaaattctcaaagcaatgctcgcacaccctaaagtaaaggaattggtgcaaagagtgaatcaaacaactacacggatggtatggcaggtagaacatgattcagaaagaataaagaatgtcctcaccgaagtagaacaagtaggccagcatcattggtgggatatcttcacaggattttccccaacagccacacaggttttcaattacctggtgCCCCCAATGATATTGGTAGTTGGAGCCTTGttggttttaacttttacaaatatttttatgtggtggaagctaaggatcataatgaaaaggacccaaatggtttgggctatggtacgagcgcatcagcgctcttaggattagaccttgacgaaagaattcgtaagtcataagaaaaggggggaatgaagccataaaatagatagccttcgagaaataatgggttaaaacatagaatatgaagggaacatctggaagtaataaacacaacgacaggagggaaagagaaggataaaaaaatcaccggactaagcgtaatttaagccgaagctaaagcatgcctaatgtcaatatgataagttggccctaggaggttgggaactcggccaactacaccgggaaaggaccaaatttggaaagaagttcaaaagtttaaggaggaagactcctcggagaccctcgcccacgatgaaggccgaccggaacgacccccgaaaagatcctcaaaatagaagtttccgcccacgccccgcctacggcacgccccatatgaatatgcattgatatgatgtaattccaaacctaaactgtataaaaggcatgcttttgttgtaagactttggaaaactccctttagagatttccccaacgtgcacgttgctaataaaatacctcctgtctatctgacttaaactgcgtctcttagacagttattcatcgccttttggggcaaaattcggcatcaccCTTCTCACTACCACCCTGAGGGCACTAAGCCCTCCTTTTATAGATAAGTTTTCCCAGTTCTGGGATTAGGTTTCTCACTCTTCATACAAGTGAGCGTGTGCAGCCCAGTATTCTGGACCTttctgggaatgggctggggggcttttttggtttttggtggaCTTGATTCTCCCTCTATTGGTCTTGCTTGCTCCTTGACCCTGTTCCTGCACTTAAGCTGTCCTTTCTGTTGTGTGGTCATCATGGACTGCAACAGGAAATTCAGCTCCAGAATGGTGCTGCCTTACCTTCATCGGCTCTCCTTTCCACGCACATCCTACTGTAACTGGCTTGCCTGATGGTTGTTGGTGTTTAGGGCATAGCAATGCATTAACACTTTACAGTTTAGGTTTCTACATTGGTGAAAAAACCTAGCGACCATCTGATAGGGACAAAAATCATCCTTAGGGCACAGAAGACAGTGAAGTGCTTCACATTCTTAATGTCAGGGCAATATCtgcatcctttttttccccctttctcttgttttcctaGTGCTGGGTTTCTTGCACTTGTTGTTGTTGCAGACTTCAGGTGCCAGATGCTACTTTTCTGCTGTAGATGTATCAATATCTGTTGTGAAGGCATTGATTCGTGCAGAAGGGTGTGTTAAGCCAAATTCTTCTTTGATGAGGGTGAAGGGATCCCTGAGTTTAGGGCTGCCTGGGCAATGACCAAGCTAGCAGGAATTTCTAGAATTTGGATGCAGAGTATTCTCAGAGCAGAAAATAcaggtttctcttttttttttttttttcttacaatttaaaatttaattcagTTTAATGAAATTCAAATTAATATAACGCAGAAGGAAAGGGTTGTGGTCCACAATACCCTGAACTGCAGCTGGTCCATTCTGctgttcaaaacattttttcctttaggaACTGCAAGATCTCCTTCAGCAGATTAAAGAATTGCCGCAGCTTTTCACGTGGAAATGGACAGGGCTGCGTTGGTGCTGGCGTCTGCAGCGGGGTTGGAGTAACTGTTGGTGTTGGCCTTGTTCCAATCGTGGTCTGGATCCAGTTGTAGTAGTACTGAGTGGCGCTGGATACTGCAGGCCGTTTAGGTCTAGCACAGCCCACTCCCCAGCTGGTCACACCGATTTGCCAGAAGAAGTCAGCATGCTTATCTTGGCAGACAAGAGGCCCCCCACTGTCACCctgaagcagagcagagaggattAAGGTGCTTTGGCATGCCCCTGTCAGCAGTTAAGAGTTGGCTCCTGTATTCTCCCAACTCCTGCCAGAACTGCATTCCTGGCAGAGCAAGGCTCAAGTGCTGGAACCTGCAGAAGCTTGACACCTTTGGGAGCAGGTTGGAGGCCTGTAAGGTAGGGCTCTGTCTCCCTTGTGCTTGGGTGTTTCAGGGTTGGCGTCTGGACCTCACTGAGCAAGGATCCATGGATGAGAAAGGGGGTGgaagctccagcagcagtgcagaactggggctgggagagccaggGAAAGCAGGTGCTGGGCTGTGTTTGGGTGGTGTGATGGGGCTGCCCACAATGCTGGGGTGTGGGGGACTCACAGCACGCTCCTACCTGGCAGGTACCAACGCCGCGCTGTCCAGCACACACATGGAAGTCGTAGATGTACCCATTCAGCCACTCACTACTGTTGCAGAGCTTGTTATCCACGACTTGCACTTTGGCCTGCTGCAGGATATCTCCACCTGAAGCTGTGAGCAGAGAAAGGAATGAGCTCCCAACAGCTCCTTGACCTTCTCCTGGCCTGTCTCTGTGTTGAAATCCTTCCCTAGGGTTTAGCTCTGTCTCTAGAGAGGTGTTGGGagtgctgtgtcactgctgtctgGTGTTGGGCAGCAAGCCAGACCCACCTCTCCAGAGGCATATGTTGCACAGCCCAACCCTCATTTTGGTCTCTGTTGTCAGGAAGCCCTAGTGACCTCTCCCTGGTGTACCAAGCTTGCCTTCAAGGCGCAGGTCCTTTATAAGAACTCACATTTTACAATTCTGTCACCCCAGCCAGCAATATAACAGTTTTTCAGCTCTGACACTTTCACTCCAGGACCAGGCAGGCAGGCGGTCTGAATGGAGGAGCCACATGGGACTGGCCGGTCCAATTCCAGCAAGGCGATGTCGTTATACCCAAGTTGAGGACTATAATTTTCATGCATGATCAGCCGCTTAATCCGGCGCACTACCACATCAGGGCCTGACTGGCCCAGCGAGGTGGCCCCAAGCACGATGGCCCACTGGCTGATGGGACTGGAAGACAGATAGAGAGAGGGGTGAGAAGGATGTCATGTGCTGTGACAGCCCAGCACTTCCCTGCCTTCTGCTTTATGAGGCAGAGAGGTAAAAGCACGGCAGAGAGTGAAAGTAGGCTTGAAATACATTAAGCTGGAGGCTGCTAGGAAGCAGTGGCATGAGCCCAGTCTTCTCCTTGAGCACtctcagctgtgccctgcaatGTCCTGGACACTGAAAGGAAATGGGATGGGATAGCACTCGCTGGTGGTGTGGGTATATCCCCATGCCCAGGTCCTCCTTACTTTGTGATGTTGATGAAGCAGTGGGCAGCTGTCAGGAGCCACTTCGAGCTGATGAGGGTCCCTCCACAGATATGCACAGATACTGGTGGGTTCCAGAAGCAACGGATACTGGCAATCCCAGCCCAGTATCCAGAGCCTGGTGCGACATCTGTGCCACCCACAACGCGTGATGAGCCGAGGGCAGTACCCATGGGCCGGAGCCCACAGGTCTGTCTGTAAGCAGAAAGTCATTACTGTCCTTTGAGAAGGCTTCAGCTGCTATGCAGGATGAAGGTCAGCCAGCTTCCCTCCCAAGGCATTGGTTGCAaagccagcagggccagggaacTGCCTGGAGCGTGCATATGCCTGCCCGTTTCTGCTCCAGCCCCGTAGACAAGTGGTGCCAGCAGTCTGCGTGCTGGTGATAAACTGAGACTCCCCCCCAGGGTTTTGGAAACTGGTATGGCCACAGGTGGCAAGCGGGCACCTCAGGGAAGCCTTTGCCTGGGCCCCCTTAGAGCCTGGGACTACTTACCCACAGATGCCATATGCAGGCCCGCACATAGCCAGCAGAATGAGGATGCACAACAAAATCATTGCTGTCAGAGACACAAGTAAGCTGCAAGGAGAGAGAGCTTGTCACCACCAGTGCAGCTGCTAATGTAGTGCCCACAGAATTTGCACTGCCGCTGTGCCCTTGGCCCTGGGGCTGATGTCACAGAGGGACTGGTTCCATCTTCTGGGTATGGTGCTGGGCTCAGGAGGTAAGGGGGAAGGGCAACGTCAAggcacagaaccacagaaacCAAAACACCTACACACCACCCAAAATACCTACAGAATTTGCAGCAACAacaattaaaagcaaaacacattctgatttttaaaaaacaatttgtGACATTGTTCTCATTAGCTTTGCTTGAGATAAAAAAATCAACTAAACAAATATAACCATCTCAAGGCCTAAGCTCTTCTGGTGTTTAGAAACTAAGTATGAAGAACTCTAGTTAAAAGTCATTCTCCTTCAAGAAGCTTGAGCCCCTTTACAGTTGAGCCTGTTTATTTAGTTGCTTCCATTGGACTGCCAAACAGCCTACCCCTATTTTGAGAGGTACAGCAGAGGTTGTGCATTGGACTGCCATTTCAGTTACTGCCAATGAGTTCCTCTCTTTGATGACCAAATTCCATTTTCCTTAGCTTTCCTTTGATGAAGTTTAAGGAAGACCAAGGAGATGGAAGGTTCTTGCCCAGATACCCAGACTCCCATTTCAAGTTCGCTGGTGTGCTgtacagcacacacacagaaggATCAGATGTCAGCCACCTAAGAcactgcatttccagctgctgttcccGAGACCTGAAAACCCCTAGGATCCAGGTGTCCTTTATTCCACTGCATCCTTGCCCTCCTCTCTGAGCTGGCATAGTTCTGGCCCTTTGGAGGGACCCTTTCCCTTAGTGCCTGACCTGCTGGCCCACAGCTGCATTTTGAAGGTCCCAGCTCATGGAGGTCTTGCCTCACACAGGAGAATGAGTGGGACTGCAAACATGGTTATCTGTGAAAACAGGCCACTTTATTTCTACAGCAACTAAGACGCCATTGGCCATTGCGCACATGTGGAAGAGGAGTGTGGGCTGGACACAGTGGGCCTTTGGCACTGAGGCTGCTTTTGGATCAGCAGGCATTGCCCCAGAAGGAAAGGGCTATAGTCCATGCAGCCTGAACTGCCTAGCATGCCTTAGGCTCCAGGCTGCCTGCCTTCAAGCTGCAGTTGGACTTGAGTGTGAGATGtggctgggttttttctgtctctcaaCTCAGTAAATCTGGTTCTTCCAGAAgttcttccccttctcctgccttGGTTacaggggaaaagagaaacagaaatatttatttccatttattgctGTAGTTCTTTGGGTCTTAAGGCAGAAATGCTCTTCatgcagtgccagcagtgggTATTTTGGGCGAAGTAGGCATGAGCTCTAGGCCTTTGGCttttgcaaagggaaaaaaagagaaaaaaaagagatgaaaaaaaaatagaaaaaaaaaagagagagagaaaaagagaaaaaaaaggagaaaaaaagagaaaaaaagacaaaaaagacaataaaaacaGGATAAAGGCTTTCCCTGGAATGTGTGTTTACACCAAGCGAAGCCTGAACCTCGTGTGGCTGAAGTTTCATCCTTGCAGGTTCTTGAGGGCCTTTTTTATTGATGGCCATGTCCCATGGCCAGGTGTGATCTAAGGAGGCCTGTAGGTGTCATCTCTGGACACTGAAAGTTGTTGTGGTCAAAACTacaggtttttggttttgctttggtttggtaTTTCCCCCAGTTTGGAAATtccccccttccctctgctcaccttttattttccccattatGAAGTGCAGGAACAGGGCAGGAAGTTTATTTTTCGTTTGAAACTCTCAGCCTCTCCCTCTGTAATAACTACTTTCAGATTCC from Poecile atricapillus isolate bPoeAtr1 chromosome Z, bPoeAtr1.hap1, whole genome shotgun sequence encodes:
- the LOC131572941 gene encoding acrosin-like isoform X2 produces the protein MILLCILILLAMCGPAYGICGQTCGLRPMGTALGSSRVVGGTDVAPGSGYWAGIASIRCFWNPPVSVHICGGTLISSKWLLTAAHCFINITNPISQWAIVLGATSLGQSGPDVVVRRIKRLIMHENYSPQLGYNDIALLELDRPVPCGSSIQTACLPGPGVKVSELKNCYIAGWGDRIVKSSGGDILQQAKVQVVDNKLCNSSEWLNGYIYDFHVCAGQRGVGTCQGDSGGPLVCQDKHADFFWQIGVTSWGVGCARPKRPAVSSATQYYYNWIQTTIGTRPTPTVTPTPLQTPAPTQPCPFPREKLRQFFNLLKEILQFLKEKMF
- the LOC131572941 gene encoding acrosin-like isoform X1, with the translated sequence MILLCILILLAMCGPAYGICGQTCGLRPMGTALGSSRVVGGTDVAPGSGYWAGIASIRCFWNPPVSVHICGGTLISSKWLLTAAHCFINITNPISQWAIVLGATSLGQSGPDVVVRRIKRLIMHENYSPQLGYNDIALLELDRPVPCGSSIQTACLPGPGVKVSELKNCYIAGWGDRIVKSSGGDILQQAKVQVVDNKLCNSSEWLNGYIYDFHVCAGQRGVGTCQVGACCESPTPQHCGQPHHTTQTQPSTCFPWLSQPQFCTAAGASTPFLIHGSLLSEVQTPTLKHPSTRETEPYLTGLQPAPKGVKLLQVPALEPCSARNAVLAGVGRIQEPTLNC